One genomic window of Cygnus atratus isolate AKBS03 ecotype Queensland, Australia chromosome 16, CAtr_DNAZoo_HiC_assembly, whole genome shotgun sequence includes the following:
- the LOC118258420 gene encoding BPI fold-containing family B member 4-like has product MKLLKLFGIVFFCGLLSPSQGVLSGLSCAVSPGAMQKVLSDAVIQNGLLQKHLQGLVLPNIMGEGGLLNSPTSITGLHLVRVQLPKLSVALLPGIGVQLAIAARLDLSGNCLVGLLSELIDISVDVTITANIKCTNFELGAVQVVIDDCFCILGAVKIKLLSGLLSLSVNDIVLNQLTATLPGLLCPVIDIIVNLVNIQFLGTLNAVIPVGTVGTIHYQLASLPFTSGLFLGLDLDGAVQQVGGSIIPHDSSASALPPLLDRLLVMGLRQSFLNAILSLLIQVQPQTFTCSPEAFSGAKQLQEAILTLFPTGCSSCSVTAPLSIRIELFGKPLILLENNKATVKLSVMIQVFVKRLDGSILNLLLLKADLSLNVHVSISGSSLVLALSLGSTSLSLESSDVGISDISSLKPHCSQLLAETLLPLINGCLGVGIPLPNVLGIPLVKVDIQILVGLLVILV; this is encoded by the exons ATGAAGTTGTTGAAGCTTTTTGGAATTGTCTTTTTCTGTGGCCTGCTCTCGCCGTCCCAGGGAGTCTTGTCCGGTTTGTCCTGTGCCGTCAGCCCAGGGGCAATGCAGAAAG TGCTCTCGGATGCCGTAATTCAGAATGGGCTTCTCCAGAAGCACCTGCAGGGCCTCGTGCTCCCAAACATCATGGGTGAAGGGGGTCTGCTGAACTCTCCCACCAGCATCACGGG ACTGCACCTTGTCCGGGTTCAGCTCCCCAAGCTGTCAGTGGCGCTGCTGCCTGGGATCGGGGTCCAGCTGGCCATTGCTGCAAGGCTTGATCTCAGCGGCAACTG ctTGGTTGGCCTTCTCTCAGAACTAATTGATATCTCAGTGGATGTGACCATTACTGCAAACATTAAATGCACAAATTTCGAATTGGGCGCAGTCCAGGTCGTCATCGATGACTGCTTCTGCATTCTTGGTGCTGTAAAGATCAAGCTCCTTTCTGG aTTACTGTCCCTATCAGTAAACGACATAGTGCTTAACCAGCTGACAGCAACTCTGCCCGGTTTG CTGTGTCCGGTAATCGATATTATCGTCAACCTGGTGAACATCCAGTTCTTGGGCACTCTCAACG CGGTGATCCCGGTCGGCACAGTGGGAACGATTCACTACCAGTTGGCCAGCCTCCCGTTTACATCTGGCTTGTTCCTTGGGCTGGATTTAGAT GGTGCGGTGCAGCAGGTGGGAGGCAGCATCATCCCCCACGACTCGTCCGCCTCCGCCTTGCCCCCGCTGCTGGACAGGCTGCTGGTCATGGGACTGCGCCAGAGCTTTCTCAACGCCATCCTGTCCCTCCTGATCCAGGTCCAGCCGCAGACGTTCACCTGCTCGCCAGAAGCC TTCTCAGGTGCCAAGCAGCTGCAAGAAGCCATCCTGACCCTCTTTCCCACTGGG tgctccagctgctccGTGACTGCTCCTCTGAGCATCAGGATAGAGTTGTTTGGGAAGCCGCTCATCCTCTTGGAAAACAACAAAGCCACTGTCAAGCTTTCGGTGATGATCCAGGTGTTCGTTAAGCGCTTGGATGGATCCATCCTCAACCTGCTCCTCCTGAAGGCA GACCTCAGCCTGAACGTCCACGTGTCGATCTCTGGGAGCAGCCTGGTACTGGCCTTGTCCCTGGGCAG cactTCCCTCTCCTTGGAGTCATCTGACGTTGGCATCAGTGAT ATCTCGAGCCTGAAGCCCCACTGCAGTCAGCTGCTGGCGGAAACGTTATTGCCTCTTATCAATG GCTGTCTGGGCGTCGGGATCCCTCTGCCGAACGTGTTGGGCATTCCGCTGGTAAAAGTGGATATTCAGATACTGGTG GGCCTGCTGGTGATCCTCGTGTGA